The following coding sequences lie in one Synechococcus sp. PCC 7336 genomic window:
- a CDS encoding sulfotransferase, with amino-acid sequence MLKNISRKIRQSLMHLRFNPADPALQNGSKIFFVTGRPKSGTTWMARLLNAHPQLFCDLEENYAYNRNWLIEYTDDRGEDNSFFTKRMRSLIKQGLLSNLIANCPKFSAVYLGDKTPNLDLDLIFRDLPQAKVLVMLRDPRDVAVSLAFHCYRQSKRWQGIFSDGNLQSIDSLFLRDRLSRFQQFADEAQYLDFARKQPEQCTIVRYEDLHANGEMMLAGIFQFLKVPASQRLIDNAIAANTFERMSGGRQRGEVDRTAFVRKGIVGDWRNHFSSDNIQLCSELIGASLTRLGYE; translated from the coding sequence ATGCTCAAAAATATTAGTAGAAAAATTCGCCAGAGCTTAATGCACTTGCGATTTAATCCTGCCGATCCTGCACTGCAGAATGGCAGTAAAATCTTTTTTGTGACCGGACGTCCCAAATCTGGCACAACTTGGATGGCGAGGTTACTCAATGCTCATCCCCAGCTATTTTGTGACTTAGAGGAAAACTATGCCTACAATCGCAATTGGCTGATTGAATACACTGACGATCGGGGTGAGGACAACTCATTCTTCACAAAGCGTATGCGGTCTCTGATCAAGCAGGGGCTCCTCTCAAATTTAATTGCAAACTGCCCGAAATTCTCTGCAGTCTATCTGGGTGATAAAACCCCCAATCTAGATTTAGATTTAATCTTCCGCGACCTTCCTCAGGCCAAGGTATTGGTTATGCTCAGAGATCCGAGAGATGTAGCTGTTTCGCTGGCGTTTCATTGCTATCGTCAATCTAAGCGCTGGCAAGGCATTTTCTCGGATGGCAACTTGCAGTCTATCGACAGCCTATTTCTGCGAGATCGCCTGTCTAGATTTCAACAATTTGCAGATGAAGCTCAATATCTAGACTTTGCGCGGAAACAGCCCGAGCAATGCACAATCGTTCGATATGAGGATCTGCACGCGAATGGAGAGATGATGCTCGCTGGTATTTTCCAGTTCCTCAAAGTGCCCGCGTCCCAGCGCTTAATCGACAACGCGATCGCAGCGAATACGTTTGAAAGAATGTCTGGAGGACGCCAGCGGGGGGAAGTCGATCGAACTGCATTTGTGCGCAAAGGCATTGTGGGAGATTGGCGCAACCATTTCAGTTCGGACAATATACAGTTGTGCTCGGAGCTGATTGGTGCTTCTCTGACTCGCTTGGGGTACGAGTAG
- a CDS encoding DUF4915 domain-containing protein, which yields MEGTKSTDRYSAFLVSCPGIYLDSGSGTGGLVCCRNGRTTEIDRLDCTGLTKFNNTVYRAIRAPRLVVGYDLRGTCYSLRLPDRPDVRDIHDIYVDGDRIICVSTGTNSLYWYDHLGHCTDVWQADGKGDAWHLNSLCWGGDNLYVSAFGEFSSHNEWKERGFAEQGFVLNWHSGKKEIEGLTGPHHPKAIDGDLYVCDSLKYSVVRKTATGERSELQLNGFTRGMAWDEQFFYIGESANRHADNSDISHVAIVDRATWEIVARIQIPFPEIYEIVVISEQMAGNIETNPERYSLEVNSAAADNLVEQLQATASQLRTAERKLKQLQTTPLIDVVSARIKGRIRRSLKLNRPQ from the coding sequence TTGGAAGGGACAAAGTCGACGGATCGCTATTCCGCTTTTTTGGTCTCCTGTCCGGGAATCTATTTAGATTCGGGGTCGGGGACGGGAGGGTTGGTGTGCTGTAGGAATGGCCGCACGACCGAGATCGATCGCCTCGACTGTACGGGGCTGACAAAATTCAACAATACCGTCTATCGAGCGATTCGCGCCCCGCGTCTGGTGGTAGGATACGACCTGCGCGGTACCTGTTACAGCTTGCGACTGCCCGATCGCCCCGATGTACGCGATATTCACGATATTTATGTCGATGGCGATCGCATTATCTGCGTTTCCACCGGCACGAATTCCCTTTATTGGTACGACCATCTGGGCCACTGCACCGATGTCTGGCAAGCGGATGGCAAAGGGGATGCTTGGCATCTCAACAGTCTGTGCTGGGGGGGCGACAACCTCTACGTCTCTGCCTTTGGGGAATTTTCTAGCCACAATGAATGGAAAGAACGAGGCTTTGCGGAGCAGGGCTTTGTCTTGAATTGGCACAGTGGAAAAAAGGAAATTGAAGGGCTGACGGGTCCCCACCATCCCAAGGCGATCGATGGAGATCTCTACGTTTGCGATTCCCTCAAATACAGTGTTGTGCGAAAAACAGCTACCGGAGAGCGTTCAGAACTTCAACTGAACGGCTTTACGCGGGGCATGGCCTGGGACGAGCAGTTTTTCTACATCGGCGAGAGCGCCAACCGTCATGCCGATAATAGTGATATATCCCATGTCGCCATTGTCGATCGAGCCACTTGGGAAATCGTAGCTCGCATCCAAATCCCATTTCCCGAAATCTACGAAATTGTCGTCATTTCCGAGCAGATGGCGGGCAACATTGAAACTAACCCCGAGCGCTACAGCTTGGAGGTCAACTCGGCAGCCGCAGACAATCTGGTGGAGCAATTGCAAGCAACCGCCAGCCAATTGCGAACAGCAGAACGCAAGCTGAAACAGTTGCAAACCACCCCCTTGATCGATGTAGTTTCAGCACGAATCAAAGGTCGAATTCGGCGATCGCTCAAGCTAAACCGGCCTCAATAG
- a CDS encoding ABC transporter ATP-binding protein, which produces MSEPIIRVEQLAKRYLIARNRQQKSRTLAETIFDRARALPQQLEHIFQRKEEHSNREEFWALDDVNFTVSPGDRLGIIGRNGAGKSTLLKILSRITEPTKGRITLRGRVASLLEVGTGFHPELTGRENIYLNGSILGMDRGDIRRKFDEIVAFAEVERFLNTPVKRYSSGMYVRLAFAVAAHLEPEVLIVDEVLAVGDGQFQQKCLGRMEQVGQEGRTVIFVSHDMSAVNRLCQRAILLEGGRVNFHGEVRETIQRYQTAGRENVSEWVALDDASPRDIMLQKVRVLDDRGQQAGVVDFDRPAQVEIAYTVRADPSPWVLMVRVSDSSGHILFTSWDTDSLASKGSQVGRDYCIRCTLPPQFLRPGSYSLTIGAFQMSNPQQIRQAIHYMEDLLQFQVSPNGYNFNPGRKGMVLPVLEWVPQSVAALSEW; this is translated from the coding sequence ATGAGCGAGCCCATCATTCGCGTCGAACAATTAGCCAAAAGATATCTCATTGCCCGCAACCGGCAGCAGAAAAGTCGGACCCTCGCCGAAACAATCTTCGATCGCGCTCGCGCACTACCGCAACAGTTGGAGCATATCTTTCAACGGAAGGAGGAACACTCCAACCGAGAGGAATTTTGGGCGCTCGATGATGTCAACTTTACGGTTTCTCCAGGCGATCGCCTGGGCATTATCGGTCGCAACGGCGCGGGCAAGTCCACGCTGCTCAAAATTCTCAGCCGCATTACCGAACCCACCAAAGGTCGCATTACCTTGAGAGGACGAGTGGCTAGCTTGCTAGAAGTGGGCACCGGCTTTCATCCAGAATTAACGGGACGCGAGAACATCTATCTCAACGGCTCCATCTTGGGCATGGATCGGGGGGATATCCGGCGCAAATTTGATGAAATTGTTGCCTTTGCAGAAGTGGAGCGATTCCTCAATACCCCTGTCAAACGTTACTCCTCTGGCATGTACGTCCGCTTGGCCTTTGCTGTTGCCGCCCACCTAGAGCCGGAAGTTCTGATCGTGGACGAAGTCTTAGCAGTAGGGGATGGCCAATTTCAGCAAAAGTGCTTGGGTCGAATGGAACAGGTGGGACAAGAGGGCAGAACCGTCATTTTTGTCAGTCACGATATGTCTGCAGTCAATCGACTGTGTCAGCGTGCCATCCTACTCGAAGGCGGTCGCGTGAATTTTCACGGGGAAGTACGCGAAACGATCCAGCGCTATCAAACGGCGGGCAGAGAGAACGTTTCGGAATGGGTTGCCCTTGACGATGCTTCCCCCCGAGACATTATGCTTCAAAAGGTGCGCGTGCTGGACGATCGAGGGCAGCAGGCTGGTGTTGTCGACTTCGATCGCCCCGCTCAAGTGGAGATCGCCTATACCGTTCGAGCCGATCCCTCCCCCTGGGTTTTGATGGTGCGGGTGAGCGATAGCTCGGGCCATATCCTATTCACCTCTTGGGATACCGACAGCCTCGCATCCAAAGGCTCGCAGGTGGGTCGAGACTATTGCATCCGCTGTACCCTACCCCCACAATTCTTGCGTCCCGGCAGTTATTCCCTGACGATCGGGGCTTTCCAAATGTCGAACCCCCAACAGATTCGGCAAGCGATTCACTACATGGAGGATTTGCTGCAGTTTCAAGTTTCTCCCAATGGCTACAATTTCAACCCCGGTCGCAAAGGGATGGTGCTGCCAGTACTGGAATGGGTGCCGCAGTCAGTGGCTGCACTATCGGAATGGTAG
- a CDS encoding ABC transporter permease encodes MSKEIVIEAGRAERQYWQDLWGYRELFYFLSWRDILVRYKQTYIGIAWGLIRPLLQMLVLTFIFRYVAKLDSPGEAPYLVLVMSALLPWNFFATTLTSCSSSLVANRNLVSKIYFPRLIVPVSTMIVNLVDLSVSASILIALMLWFDYFPTWRIVTLPLFLLLAILAALGLGLWMATLNVEYRDFRYIVPFITQLGTYISPVGFSSTEIPENLRFAYSLNPMVGAIDGFRWAILRDDIQLYWPGVILSALLVLLLFFSGIWFFRRMERTFADVI; translated from the coding sequence ATGTCAAAAGAAATCGTTATCGAGGCCGGACGTGCCGAACGGCAATATTGGCAGGATCTTTGGGGATACCGAGAGCTGTTTTACTTTCTGTCCTGGCGAGACATTCTCGTCCGGTACAAGCAAACCTACATCGGCATCGCCTGGGGACTGATCCGGCCGTTGCTGCAAATGCTCGTACTCACCTTCATCTTTAGATATGTGGCCAAACTCGATTCTCCAGGAGAGGCCCCCTATCTTGTCTTGGTGATGTCAGCTCTCCTTCCCTGGAATTTTTTTGCCACCACCCTTACAAGCTGTAGCAGCAGCCTCGTCGCCAATCGAAATTTGGTTTCTAAGATTTATTTTCCTCGCTTGATCGTTCCGGTCAGCACGATGATTGTCAACTTGGTGGACTTGTCCGTCTCCGCTAGCATTTTGATTGCCCTGATGCTCTGGTTCGACTACTTTCCCACCTGGCGCATTGTGACTCTCCCCCTGTTCCTGTTGCTCGCTATCCTGGCCGCCCTCGGCCTCGGTCTGTGGATGGCAACCCTCAACGTCGAGTATCGCGATTTTCGCTATATCGTCCCCTTTATCACGCAGTTGGGCACCTACATTTCCCCCGTCGGCTTCAGTAGTACCGAAATTCCCGAGAACCTTCGTTTCGCCTATTCCCTCAATCCTATGGTAGGGGCGATCGATGGCTTTCGCTGGGCTATCTTGCGAGATGACATCCAGCTCTACTGGCCGGGAGTGATTCTCTCAGCACTCCTCGTCTTGCTGCTCTTCTTTAGCGGGATCTGGTTTTTTCGCCGGATGGAACGTACATTTGCCGATGTGATTTAG
- a CDS encoding group II intron maturase-specific domain-containing protein, protein MPIFLNVKLASSIKSGQEPEVDVILHTSRSWGVSMEERLTRLNQYLRGWMGYFGISQYYQPIPELDGWLRRRVRMCYWKQWRRARTRIRNLLELGTYQRQAILTGLSRKGYWRLSRTLATHSGMTNEWLKEQGLLSIRDLWMKAQGYAK, encoded by the coding sequence ATGCCAATATTTCTAAATGTTAAATTGGCCAGCAGTATCAAAAGCGGACAAGAGCCCGAAGTTGACGTGATTTTACACACCTCCCGCAGTTGGGGGGTCTCAATGGAAGAACGCCTGACTCGGTTAAACCAGTACTTGCGAGGATGGATGGGCTACTTTGGCATCTCGCAATACTACCAACCGATTCCAGAGTTAGACGGATGGTTGAGGAGGCGGGTTCGGATGTGCTACTGGAAACAGTGGCGACGAGCGCGCACTCGCATTCGTAATCTTCTGGAGTTGGGTACGTATCAGCGTCAGGCAATTTTGACCGGCCTTAGCCGTAAAGGTTATTGGCGCTTGTCAAGAACGCTGGCGACGCACAGTGGGATGACTAATGAGTGGCTAAAAGAGCAGGGATTGCTATCAATTCGCGACCTTTGGATGAAAGCCCAAGGGTATGCGAAATAG
- a CDS encoding DUF1993 family protein, with protein sequence MNEICELFDSRLNTLAQLIDRASLYFANDNFLAFRLVEDMLPLGTQVAFTCNQPHNFAQWVRGEEVVNLDPDVKTAAQAKELISATRSALTLVDVQSTTLPEGKRLDFGPQRYAELSGDKYVRDFLVPNFYFHLVTTYDILRANGLEIGKANYMAHLLGRVKERSDA encoded by the coding sequence ATGAACGAGATATGTGAACTGTTCGACTCAAGGCTCAACACTCTCGCCCAGCTGATTGATCGGGCTTCGCTATACTTTGCGAACGATAATTTCCTAGCGTTTCGGCTCGTCGAAGATATGCTTCCTTTGGGTACGCAAGTCGCGTTCACATGCAATCAGCCGCACAACTTTGCCCAGTGGGTTCGTGGAGAAGAGGTCGTTAATCTCGATCCGGACGTGAAGACCGCCGCTCAGGCAAAGGAATTGATCTCAGCTACTCGATCCGCCTTGACATTAGTCGACGTTCAAAGCACGACGTTACCGGAAGGTAAGAGGTTAGACTTCGGGCCTCAGCGATACGCAGAACTCTCTGGAGACAAGTATGTTCGCGACTTTCTCGTTCCGAACTTCTACTTTCATCTGGTGACGACGTACGACATTCTCAGAGCTAACGGCCTGGAGATTGGCAAAGCAAACTACATGGCTCATCTCCTCGGGCGAGTCAAAGAGCGGTCCGACGCATAA
- a CDS encoding ISL3 family transposase has product MELLQHLLPSQTDVSLNSWSIDPANQQLVVNLCSTQTVACCPLCHRSTDRIHSHYERTLRDLPLVQFTLTILLQVCKFFCLNERCPRRIFTERLPEVVAPWARRTTRYTAQLEAMGLALGGSAAARLSHQLGYGYSRNTILRAISKLPLPVMATPKILGVDDFAFRTGHHYGTILVDLETNQPIALLPDRAAGTLAAWLKEHPGVKILSRDRSKAYRRGMSDGAPDAIQVADRFHLLQNLEEALEKVFKGQTQSLEQVEQQQIQAQQPTEAPTPEAAPDRYRTQREVNRAIRLEKWEQTHALRKQGYAIKDIAHHLGIGERTVYTYLAASTFPEWQYPVGRRRNPSCLDPYKAYLSEQWQQGRQQTKQLFGEIQQQGYPGSYMTVARYTRQLRCSLPSIKPSRESLNDLPGRGPAPSPATPVSEPLSAKRAAWLLLTRPENLTPEEKTLLEKLGQQPKLSGAIALAQGFIKLVRERLPGEFDDWLETAVSSSIKALRSFAKGLQEDYDAVKAALTLEVSNGPVEGQNNRLKMLKRQMFGRAGLELLAKRLILIS; this is encoded by the coding sequence GTGGAACTTTTACAGCATCTCCTGCCCAGCCAAACGGATGTGAGCTTGAACAGTTGGAGTATCGATCCGGCCAACCAACAGCTCGTTGTTAACCTCTGCTCGACTCAAACGGTGGCCTGTTGCCCGCTGTGTCATCGCTCCACCGATCGCATCCATAGCCACTATGAGAGAACGTTGAGGGATCTGCCATTAGTTCAATTCACGCTGACGATATTGCTCCAAGTCTGTAAGTTCTTCTGCCTCAACGAGCGTTGCCCTCGGCGTATCTTTACGGAGCGTCTGCCCGAGGTTGTCGCGCCTTGGGCCAGACGCACGACTCGCTACACGGCTCAACTGGAAGCGATGGGCTTAGCCCTCGGTGGTTCGGCAGCAGCCCGCTTGAGCCATCAGCTCGGATACGGATACAGCCGCAACACCATCTTGCGAGCCATCTCCAAATTGCCCCTACCAGTCATGGCCACGCCAAAGATATTGGGGGTGGATGATTTCGCGTTTCGCACGGGTCATCATTACGGAACGATCTTGGTCGACTTGGAGACCAACCAACCGATCGCACTACTCCCCGACCGGGCGGCTGGGACCTTAGCAGCCTGGTTGAAAGAGCATCCTGGCGTGAAGATTCTCTCGAGAGATCGCTCCAAAGCCTACAGGCGAGGCATGAGCGATGGAGCACCCGATGCCATCCAGGTAGCCGATCGCTTTCATCTGTTGCAGAATCTCGAAGAGGCTTTAGAGAAAGTCTTTAAGGGACAAACCCAGTCGCTCGAACAGGTTGAGCAGCAACAGATTCAAGCCCAACAGCCAACCGAAGCACCGACCCCCGAAGCTGCTCCGGATAGATATCGAACCCAAAGGGAAGTCAATCGGGCCATACGACTGGAGAAGTGGGAACAAACCCATGCTCTACGCAAGCAAGGCTATGCCATTAAAGACATTGCCCATCACCTCGGCATTGGCGAGCGAACGGTGTATACCTACCTGGCCGCGTCAACGTTTCCGGAATGGCAATATCCTGTGGGGCGGCGGAGAAACCCCAGTTGTTTGGATCCATACAAGGCTTACCTGTCAGAGCAATGGCAGCAAGGGCGCCAACAAACTAAACAGTTGTTTGGCGAGATCCAACAGCAAGGGTACCCGGGCAGCTATATGACCGTCGCCCGTTACACTCGGCAGTTGCGTTGCTCTCTGCCCTCCATCAAGCCCAGCCGAGAATCCCTCAATGACTTACCGGGTCGGGGACCAGCGCCATCACCCGCCACACCAGTGTCAGAGCCTTTGAGTGCCAAGCGGGCGGCTTGGCTGCTGTTGACACGGCCTGAAAACCTTACGCCTGAGGAGAAAACCCTGCTGGAAAAACTGGGCCAGCAGCCAAAGTTATCGGGGGCGATCGCTCTGGCTCAGGGGTTCATCAAACTGGTGCGCGAGCGACTGCCTGGGGAATTCGACGATTGGCTGGAGACAGCTGTGAGCAGCTCAATCAAGGCATTACGGAGTTTTGCCAAGGGTCTTCAAGAAGATTACGATGCGGTGAAAGCAGCTCTCACACTCGAGGTGAGCAATGGGCCAGTGGAGGGTCAAAACAACCGACTAAAAATGCTGAAACGGCAGATGTTTGGAAGGGCTGGGCTCGAGCTATTGGCCAAGCGCCTCATCCTAATCAGTTGA
- a CDS encoding CHC2 zinc finger domain-containing protein, translating into MPRYPDELIERIKSDVSLERLLAAQGHELKKHGQDLITTCPFHEDTTPSLVISPDTNLWHCLGACQSGGSVIDWVMKREAVSFRHAIELLKADLPHLDSDNTTPATPIKRSSTRKLPPLAANPDNQRLLQQVIDHYHQTLTESPDALAYLQSRGLQSSELVEQFQLGYANRTLSYRLPQKNRKPGAAIRTQLQDIGLLRQSGHEHFNGCLVVPVLDETDVIHEVYGRKIGQRLRQGTVQHLYLPGPHRGVWNLSALSASSEAILCESLIDAMTFWVHGYRNVTSSYGTSGFTFDHLAAFEQQAITRVYIAYDRDSAGDAAAEKLAQTLRDKGIECFRLLFPQGMDANAYAQAVTDPAERLGAAIRKAEWIGKGKTPPQPPPLAAPTSTPEPEREPDPQEAELPEADIKEHEIKLSFGERHYRIRGLEKNLSYDQLKINLLIRRDKAFHVDTLDLYNARHRSAFLKQASHELCLSTDILKADLAQVLLQLEELQDQQIQQALKPKTPVPHISQTELKAALDLLKQPNLLERILQDFDRCGVVGEQTNKLVGYLAATSRKLEAPLAVLIQSSSAAGKSSLMDAILALIPAEEQVKYSAMTGQSLFYMGETDLKHKILAIAEEEGAEQASYALKLLQSEGEVTIASTGKDASSGKLQTVQYRVEGPVMLMMTTTAIDIDEELLNRCLVLSVNESRAQTEAIHARQRQRKTLAGLLAQQQRRELLQLHQNAQRLLRPLLVANPYAEQLTFVSTQTRTRRDHLKYLGLIQTIALLHQHQRPIERVEQSGQWFDYIEVTLDDIEVANRLAHQVLGRSLDELPPQTRRLLRLIQQMVSEACIRESIEQQDYRFTRKDIRSCTGWSDGQLKIHCRRLTELEYLLIHAGSRGKSFQYELLYDGNPAAPGAHQMGLIDVARLRQEYDAQKLGDITQRSGQIAQKTAPSLPQVAPKLGPSQGCIFIRLRGLVRFW; encoded by the coding sequence ATGCCCCGCTACCCAGACGAGTTAATCGAGCGCATCAAAAGTGATGTCAGCCTCGAACGCCTCTTAGCCGCCCAAGGCCACGAGCTCAAAAAACACGGCCAAGACCTGATAACCACCTGCCCCTTCCACGAAGACACCACCCCAAGTCTGGTCATCAGCCCCGATACCAACCTCTGGCACTGCCTGGGAGCCTGCCAAAGTGGCGGCTCCGTCATCGACTGGGTGATGAAACGCGAAGCCGTCAGCTTCCGCCACGCCATCGAACTACTCAAAGCAGACCTCCCCCATCTCGACAGCGATAACACGACCCCCGCGACCCCCATCAAGCGCAGCAGCACCCGAAAACTCCCACCCTTAGCCGCCAACCCCGACAACCAACGGCTACTCCAGCAAGTCATCGACCACTATCACCAAACCCTCACCGAATCCCCCGACGCCTTGGCCTATCTGCAAAGCCGGGGGCTACAAAGTAGCGAGCTAGTCGAGCAATTCCAACTGGGCTACGCTAACCGCACCCTCAGCTATCGCCTGCCTCAAAAGAACCGCAAACCGGGCGCTGCCATTCGCACCCAACTACAAGACATCGGCCTACTCCGTCAAAGCGGTCACGAACATTTCAACGGCTGTCTGGTGGTGCCAGTGCTGGATGAAACCGATGTCATTCACGAAGTCTACGGTCGCAAGATCGGTCAACGCTTACGCCAAGGCACCGTCCAACATCTCTACCTTCCCGGCCCCCATCGCGGCGTCTGGAATCTCTCCGCCTTATCCGCCAGCTCGGAAGCGATCCTGTGCGAGTCGTTAATTGACGCGATGACTTTTTGGGTTCATGGTTACCGCAACGTCACCAGCAGCTACGGCACCAGTGGCTTTACCTTCGACCATTTAGCCGCCTTCGAGCAGCAGGCCATCACTCGGGTCTACATCGCCTACGACCGCGACAGCGCTGGTGATGCTGCCGCTGAGAAGCTAGCACAAACCTTGAGGGACAAAGGCATTGAATGCTTCCGCCTGCTCTTTCCCCAAGGCATGGACGCTAACGCCTACGCCCAAGCCGTCACCGACCCCGCCGAGCGTCTGGGTGCTGCCATTCGTAAAGCTGAGTGGATAGGCAAAGGCAAAACTCCCCCTCAACCCCCTCCCTTAGCCGCTCCGACTTCGACACCAGAACCGGAGCGCGAGCCCGACCCGCAAGAAGCTGAACTACCTGAGGCCGATATCAAAGAGCACGAAATCAAACTCAGCTTCGGCGAGCGCCATTACCGTATCCGTGGCCTAGAGAAGAACCTCAGCTACGACCAACTCAAAATCAACTTACTGATCCGCCGCGACAAAGCCTTTCACGTCGATACCCTCGACCTCTACAATGCCCGCCACCGCAGCGCCTTCCTCAAACAAGCCAGCCACGAACTCTGTCTGTCCACCGACATCCTCAAAGCAGATCTCGCTCAAGTGCTGTTGCAATTAGAGGAGCTGCAAGACCAACAGATCCAGCAGGCCCTCAAGCCCAAAACTCCAGTCCCCCACATTAGCCAGACGGAACTGAAAGCCGCTCTGGACCTGCTCAAACAGCCCAACCTGCTCGAGCGTATTTTGCAAGACTTCGACCGTTGCGGCGTCGTCGGAGAGCAAACCAACAAACTGGTGGGCTATCTGGCCGCCACTAGTCGCAAACTGGAGGCTCCCTTAGCCGTCCTGATTCAAAGCTCCAGTGCTGCTGGGAAAAGTTCGTTGATGGATGCGATTCTGGCGCTGATTCCTGCCGAGGAACAGGTCAAGTATTCGGCCATGACGGGCCAGAGTTTGTTCTACATGGGAGAAACCGACCTCAAACACAAGATCCTAGCTATTGCTGAAGAAGAAGGGGCCGAGCAAGCCAGTTACGCGCTCAAATTGCTCCAGTCAGAGGGAGAAGTCACGATTGCTTCAACGGGCAAGGATGCCAGTAGTGGCAAACTCCAGACGGTGCAATACCGCGTCGAGGGGCCGGTGATGTTGATGATGACCACCACTGCCATTGACATCGACGAGGAACTGCTCAATCGCTGTCTGGTGTTGAGCGTCAACGAAAGCCGCGCTCAAACCGAAGCCATCCACGCCCGCCAGCGCCAACGTAAAACTCTGGCTGGTCTACTAGCCCAGCAGCAGCGGCGCGAGCTGCTCCAGCTCCACCAAAACGCCCAACGTCTGTTACGCCCTCTTTTAGTCGCCAATCCTTATGCCGAGCAGTTGACCTTTGTCAGTACCCAGACCCGCACCCGCCGCGACCATCTGAAATATCTGGGACTGATTCAGACGATTGCTCTGCTCCATCAACATCAGCGCCCGATTGAGCGGGTAGAACAGAGCGGTCAGTGGTTTGACTATATCGAGGTGACGCTGGATGACATCGAGGTGGCCAATCGATTGGCGCATCAGGTGTTAGGGCGTTCTCTCGACGAGCTACCGCCCCAGACTCGCCGTCTGTTGAGGCTGATTCAGCAGATGGTGAGTGAGGCTTGTATTCGTGAGAGCATTGAGCAACAGGATTATCGCTTTACTCGCAAAGACATCCGCAGCTGCACTGGCTGGAGCGACGGCCAACTCAAGATTCATTGTCGCCGCCTGACGGAGTTGGAATATCTGCTGATCCATGCCGGCAGTCGCGGCAAGAGTTTTCAATACGAGCTGCTCTACGACGGCAATCCCGCCGCACCGGGGGCTCACCAGATGGGCTTGATTGACGTCGCTCGTCTCAGGCAGGAGTACGACGCTCAAAAGTTAGGGGATATCACTCAAAGGTCAGGGCAAATCGCTCAAAAGACAGCGCCAAGTTTGCCCCAAGTTGCCCCCAAGTTAGGGCCAAGTCAGGGGTGCATATTCATCCGACTTCGGGGTCTTGTCCGCTTTTGGTGA
- a CDS encoding helix-turn-helix domain-containing protein, producing MSHHVDLQLCSMTDFAENLIQLRKSRQLTQLELANLLDIQPRLVGRWEQGKGKPQFDYVIKLADVLEVSLDRLLRGREGTEREDSFDVKNRRLKELCKCVDQLKAQDQEVICHFLDLAVRYERVKQVMG from the coding sequence ATGAGCCATCATGTTGACCTGCAACTCTGTTCTATGACTGACTTTGCTGAAAACTTGATACAGTTGCGTAAGAGTAGACAGCTTACACAGCTTGAGTTGGCCAATCTACTCGATATCCAGCCTCGTTTGGTCGGACGTTGGGAGCAAGGTAAGGGCAAGCCTCAGTTTGATTACGTCATCAAGCTGGCTGATGTGCTGGAGGTTAGTCTTGACCGGCTATTAAGAGGCAGAGAGGGAACAGAGCGAGAGGATAGTTTTGATGTAAAAAATAGGCGGCTCAAGGAGTTGTGTAAGTGCGTTGACCAGCTCAAGGCTCAAGACCAAGAGGTCATTTGTCATTTCCTGGATCTGGCGGTTCGCTACGAGCGTGTTAAGCAGGTTATGGGCTAA
- a CDS encoding DUF6572 domain-containing protein: MSIYNSNEIDLIGVDKDTGLVNLAIVDGLSWKDTNEHLQLIQAKINSYLAFIESGEVYKSYSDAKNRNFSIEIMFKHSPCNEAEIFLNKLRNVLVDAGYDFSYKMLY, translated from the coding sequence ATGTCTATTTACAACAGCAACGAGATCGATCTTATAGGGGTTGATAAAGATACTGGATTAGTCAATTTAGCGATTGTGGACGGATTGAGCTGGAAAGATACAAATGAACATCTACAGTTAATACAAGCAAAGATTAATTCTTATCTCGCATTCATAGAGAGTGGTGAAGTCTATAAGTCTTATTCAGATGCTAAAAATCGAAACTTTTCAATTGAAATTATGTTCAAACATTCGCCTTGCAACGAAGCGGAAATTTTTTTGAATAAGCTAAGAAATGTTCTGGTTGATGCCGGATATGATTTCAGCTATAAAATGCTTTATTAA